The Mytilus galloprovincialis chromosome 2, xbMytGall1.hap1.1, whole genome shotgun sequence genome has a window encoding:
- the LOC143062484 gene encoding uncharacterized protein LOC143062484, translating into MRSQLGRLTREGNKSGSGRKDDTQRDKWIKEKFGFLGPHIARIETRGGINLKEKLKAKYGTDACVDSPSEHEDEEESQEDDERRDSLVNNLHWMYPWAASVINQVMLGTYLHGSSNISYLDRTSPFCKTGLKLKQTLNL; encoded by the exons ATGAGATCTCAGCTCGGAAGACTGACACGAGAAGGCAATAAATCTGGTTCAGGCAGAAAAGATGATACTCAAAGAGACAAATGGATCAAAGAAAAATTTGGCTTCTTGGGTCCACATATTGCCAGAATAGAAACCAGAGGAGGAATAAAC CTGAAAGAGAAACTCAAGGCAAAATACGGAACAGATGCTTGCGTCGATTCTCCCAGTGAACATGAGGACGAAGAGGAAAGTCAAGAAGACGATGAAAGAAG ggATTCACTGGTCAATAATCTGCATTGGATGTACCCATGGGCAGCTTCTGTAATCAATCAAGTAATGTTGGGTACCTACCTGCATGGCAGCAGCAATATCAGCTACCTGGACAGGACGTCGCCTTTCTGCAAAACCGGTCTAAAACTCAAGCAGACATTGAACCTGTAA